In Cyprinus carpio isolate SPL01 chromosome B7, ASM1834038v1, whole genome shotgun sequence, a genomic segment contains:
- the LOC109091724 gene encoding menin-like isoform X3 → MGIRSAQKNHFPLRGIDGVVQLFESELSNPEPDLTLLSLVLGFVEHFLAVNRVVPVNIPGVRFEPLKPDCLDSCFPTVELNLISALYERFTAQILGAVDLSQYRKPAGGSSRELVKKVSDVIWNSLSRSYFKDRAHIQSLFSLITGTKLDSSGVAFAVVAACQVLGLKDVHLALSEDHAWVIFGKGGEETAEVTWHGKGNEDRRGQTVSAGITERSWLYLKGSYMKCNRNMEVAFMVCAINPSLDLHTDSTELLQLQQRLLWLLYDRGDLERRYPMAMGTLADLEDQEPMTGKESPLSIHLKAVDSAKKYYNNEHIYPFMYLAGYHYRHRNVREALGAWAEAASVTQDYNYCREDEEIYKEFFDIANDVIPTLLKETAAAAESGGEGADEMEKDQPRQVAALSALQDPECFAHLLRFYDGICKWEEGSPTPVLHVGWATYLVQSISRFDAQIRQKVSIITKDAEPVDDDDQSSEDQREGRRRVPRRESKLDEQAGPSSPSASLPPQNPVPKKVGGEGGRRRSSASTRGKEADGQNEPSSPSPTPSPTQPPVVQGGPVVVFTSEKMKGMKELLSAAKINSSAIKLQLTAQSQVQMKRQKPTPSGDYTLSFMKRPRKTL, encoded by the exons ATGGGGATTCGGTCGGCTCAGAAGAATCATTTCCCTCTTCGGGGCATCGATGGAGTGGTGCAGCTTTTCGAGTCTGAGCTTAGCAACCCAGAACCGGACCTGACTCTGCTGTCCCTTGTCCTGGGTTTTGTAGAGCACTTCCTGGCTGTCAACAGAGTTGTTCCTGTCAATATCCCGGGCGTTCGCTTTGAACCTCTTAAACCTGACTGCCTGGACTCTTGTTTCCCTACAGTAGAGCTGAATCTCATATCTGCCCTCTACGAACGGTTCACAGCCCAGATTCTTGGTGCCGTGGACCTGTCACAATACCGCAAACCGGCCGGCGGTTCCAGCCGTGAGCTGGTGAAAAAGGTCTCAGATGTGATCTGGAACAGTCTTAGCCGGTCGTATTTCAAGGACAGGGCACATATTCAGTCCCTCTTCAGTCTTATCACAG GCACAAAGCTGGACAGCTCAGGAGTAGCTTTTGCAGTGGTAGCTGCGTGTCAGGTGTTGGGCCTGAAGGATGTTCATCTGGCTCTCTCGGAGGACCACGCCTGGGTGATCTTTGGCAAGGGCGGGGAAGAGACTGCGGAGGTCACATGGCATGGGAAGGGCAACGAAGACAGAAGAGGTCAGACTGTCAGTGCTGGAATCACTGAAAGG AGCTGGTTATATCTTAAAGGCTCCTACATGAAGTGCAACAGGAATATGGAGGTAGCATTCATGGTTTGCGCCATCAATCCATCTCTAGATCTGCACACAGACAGTACAGAGTTACTCCAGCTCCAGCAA AGGCTGTTATGGCTGCTATATGATCGAGGGGATCTGGAGAG GAGGTATCCTATGGCAATGGGCACTTTGGCCGACCTTGAAGATCAGGAACCAATGACTGGCAAGGAAAGCCCTCTCTCCATTCACTTAAAG gcTGTTGACTCtgctaaaaaatattacaacaacgAGCACATATACCCTTTCATGTATCTAGCAGGGTATCATTATAGGCACAGAAATGTCCGAGAGGCTTTGGGTGCCTGGGCAGAGGCTGCTTCAGTAACGCAAGA TTACAACTACTGCAGGGAGGATGAGGAGATATATAAGGAGTTTTTTGACATCGCTAATGATGTCATTCCCACCCTCCTTAAAGAGACGGCAGCAGCTGCTGAAAGTGGTGGCGAAGGGGCTGATGAAATGGAAAAG GACCAGCCCAGACAGGTAGCTGCTTTATCTGCCCTTCAGGACCCAGAGTGCTTTGCTCACTTACTTCGGTTCTATGATGGTATTTGTAAATGGGAAGAAGGAAGTCCAACGCCAGTGCTTCATGTAGGCTGGGCCACCTACCTGGTTCAGTCCATTAGTCGCTTTGATGCACAG ATCAGACAAAAAGTGTCAATCATCACCAAAGATGCAGAACCAGTGGATGACGATGACCAATCCAGTGAAGACCAGCGTGAGGGGCGTAGACGGGTCCCGAGGCGGGAATCCAAGTTAGATGAACAAGCAGGACCTTCATCTCCAAGTGCATCGTTGCCCCCTCAAAATCCAGTGCCTAAAAAGGTGGGAGGGGAAGGAGGACGCAGACGTTCTTCTGCTAGCACTCGAGGTAAAGAGGCCGATGGCCAAAATGAGCCCTCATCCCCAAGTCCCACACCTTCTCCTACCCAGCCACCCGTAGTGCAGGGAGGGCCAGTGGTGGTTTTCACCAGTGAGAAGATGAAGGGTATGAAGGAGCTCCTCTCTGCAGCCAAGATCAACTCTAGTGCCATTAAACTGCAGCTTACAGCCCAGTCTCAAGTGCAGATGAAGAGACAGAAACCCACACCCTCTGGAGATTACACCTTGTCCTTCATGAAACGCCCACGCAAAACTCTTTAA
- the LOC109091724 gene encoding menin-like isoform X2 produces MGIRSAQKNHFPLRGIDGVVQLFESELSNPEPDLTLLSLVLGFVEHFLAVNRVVPVNIPGVRFEPLKPDCLDSCFPTVELNLISALYERFTAQILGAVDLSQYRKPAGGSSRELVKKVSDVIWNSLSRSYFKDRAHIQSLFSLITGTKLDSSGVAFAVVAACQVLGLKDVHLALSEDHAWVIFGKGGEETAEVTWHGKGNEDRRGQTVSAGITERSWLYLKGSYMKCNRNMEVAFMVCAINPSLDLHTDSTELLQLQQRLLWLLYDRGDLERYPMAMGTLADLEDQEPMTGKESPLSIHLKAVDSAKKYYNNEHIYPFMYLAGYHYRHRNVREALGAWAEAASVTQDYNYCREDEEIYKEFFDIANDVIPTLLKETAAAAESGGEGADEMEKEDQPRQVAALSALQDPECFAHLLRFYDGICKWEEGSPTPVLHVGWATYLVQSISRFDAQIRQKVSIITKDAEPVDDDDQSSEDQREGRRRVPRRESKLDEQAGPSSPSASLPPQNPVPKKVGGEGGRRRSSASTRGKEADGQNEPSSPSPTPSPTQPPVVQGGPVVVFTSEKMKGMKELLSAAKINSSAIKLQLTAQSQVQMKRQKPTPSGDYTLSFMKRPRKTL; encoded by the exons ATGGGGATTCGGTCGGCTCAGAAGAATCATTTCCCTCTTCGGGGCATCGATGGAGTGGTGCAGCTTTTCGAGTCTGAGCTTAGCAACCCAGAACCGGACCTGACTCTGCTGTCCCTTGTCCTGGGTTTTGTAGAGCACTTCCTGGCTGTCAACAGAGTTGTTCCTGTCAATATCCCGGGCGTTCGCTTTGAACCTCTTAAACCTGACTGCCTGGACTCTTGTTTCCCTACAGTAGAGCTGAATCTCATATCTGCCCTCTACGAACGGTTCACAGCCCAGATTCTTGGTGCCGTGGACCTGTCACAATACCGCAAACCGGCCGGCGGTTCCAGCCGTGAGCTGGTGAAAAAGGTCTCAGATGTGATCTGGAACAGTCTTAGCCGGTCGTATTTCAAGGACAGGGCACATATTCAGTCCCTCTTCAGTCTTATCACAG GCACAAAGCTGGACAGCTCAGGAGTAGCTTTTGCAGTGGTAGCTGCGTGTCAGGTGTTGGGCCTGAAGGATGTTCATCTGGCTCTCTCGGAGGACCACGCCTGGGTGATCTTTGGCAAGGGCGGGGAAGAGACTGCGGAGGTCACATGGCATGGGAAGGGCAACGAAGACAGAAGAGGTCAGACTGTCAGTGCTGGAATCACTGAAAGG AGCTGGTTATATCTTAAAGGCTCCTACATGAAGTGCAACAGGAATATGGAGGTAGCATTCATGGTTTGCGCCATCAATCCATCTCTAGATCTGCACACAGACAGTACAGAGTTACTCCAGCTCCAGCAA AGGCTGTTATGGCTGCTATATGATCGAGGGGATCTGGAGAG GTATCCTATGGCAATGGGCACTTTGGCCGACCTTGAAGATCAGGAACCAATGACTGGCAAGGAAAGCCCTCTCTCCATTCACTTAAAG gcTGTTGACTCtgctaaaaaatattacaacaacgAGCACATATACCCTTTCATGTATCTAGCAGGGTATCATTATAGGCACAGAAATGTCCGAGAGGCTTTGGGTGCCTGGGCAGAGGCTGCTTCAGTAACGCAAGA TTACAACTACTGCAGGGAGGATGAGGAGATATATAAGGAGTTTTTTGACATCGCTAATGATGTCATTCCCACCCTCCTTAAAGAGACGGCAGCAGCTGCTGAAAGTGGTGGCGAAGGGGCTGATGAAATGGAAAAGGAG GACCAGCCCAGACAGGTAGCTGCTTTATCTGCCCTTCAGGACCCAGAGTGCTTTGCTCACTTACTTCGGTTCTATGATGGTATTTGTAAATGGGAAGAAGGAAGTCCAACGCCAGTGCTTCATGTAGGCTGGGCCACCTACCTGGTTCAGTCCATTAGTCGCTTTGATGCACAG ATCAGACAAAAAGTGTCAATCATCACCAAAGATGCAGAACCAGTGGATGACGATGACCAATCCAGTGAAGACCAGCGTGAGGGGCGTAGACGGGTCCCGAGGCGGGAATCCAAGTTAGATGAACAAGCAGGACCTTCATCTCCAAGTGCATCGTTGCCCCCTCAAAATCCAGTGCCTAAAAAGGTGGGAGGGGAAGGAGGACGCAGACGTTCTTCTGCTAGCACTCGAGGTAAAGAGGCCGATGGCCAAAATGAGCCCTCATCCCCAAGTCCCACACCTTCTCCTACCCAGCCACCCGTAGTGCAGGGAGGGCCAGTGGTGGTTTTCACCAGTGAGAAGATGAAGGGTATGAAGGAGCTCCTCTCTGCAGCCAAGATCAACTCTAGTGCCATTAAACTGCAGCTTACAGCCCAGTCTCAAGTGCAGATGAAGAGACAGAAACCCACACCCTCTGGAGATTACACCTTGTCCTTCATGAAACGCCCACGCAAAACTCTTTAA
- the LOC109091724 gene encoding menin-like isoform X1 produces the protein MGIRSAQKNHFPLRGIDGVVQLFESELSNPEPDLTLLSLVLGFVEHFLAVNRVVPVNIPGVRFEPLKPDCLDSCFPTVELNLISALYERFTAQILGAVDLSQYRKPAGGSSRELVKKVSDVIWNSLSRSYFKDRAHIQSLFSLITGTKLDSSGVAFAVVAACQVLGLKDVHLALSEDHAWVIFGKGGEETAEVTWHGKGNEDRRGQTVSAGITERSWLYLKGSYMKCNRNMEVAFMVCAINPSLDLHTDSTELLQLQQRLLWLLYDRGDLERRYPMAMGTLADLEDQEPMTGKESPLSIHLKAVDSAKKYYNNEHIYPFMYLAGYHYRHRNVREALGAWAEAASVTQDYNYCREDEEIYKEFFDIANDVIPTLLKETAAAAESGGEGADEMEKEDQPRQVAALSALQDPECFAHLLRFYDGICKWEEGSPTPVLHVGWATYLVQSISRFDAQIRQKVSIITKDAEPVDDDDQSSEDQREGRRRVPRRESKLDEQAGPSSPSASLPPQNPVPKKVGGEGGRRRSSASTRGKEADGQNEPSSPSPTPSPTQPPVVQGGPVVVFTSEKMKGMKELLSAAKINSSAIKLQLTAQSQVQMKRQKPTPSGDYTLSFMKRPRKTL, from the exons ATGGGGATTCGGTCGGCTCAGAAGAATCATTTCCCTCTTCGGGGCATCGATGGAGTGGTGCAGCTTTTCGAGTCTGAGCTTAGCAACCCAGAACCGGACCTGACTCTGCTGTCCCTTGTCCTGGGTTTTGTAGAGCACTTCCTGGCTGTCAACAGAGTTGTTCCTGTCAATATCCCGGGCGTTCGCTTTGAACCTCTTAAACCTGACTGCCTGGACTCTTGTTTCCCTACAGTAGAGCTGAATCTCATATCTGCCCTCTACGAACGGTTCACAGCCCAGATTCTTGGTGCCGTGGACCTGTCACAATACCGCAAACCGGCCGGCGGTTCCAGCCGTGAGCTGGTGAAAAAGGTCTCAGATGTGATCTGGAACAGTCTTAGCCGGTCGTATTTCAAGGACAGGGCACATATTCAGTCCCTCTTCAGTCTTATCACAG GCACAAAGCTGGACAGCTCAGGAGTAGCTTTTGCAGTGGTAGCTGCGTGTCAGGTGTTGGGCCTGAAGGATGTTCATCTGGCTCTCTCGGAGGACCACGCCTGGGTGATCTTTGGCAAGGGCGGGGAAGAGACTGCGGAGGTCACATGGCATGGGAAGGGCAACGAAGACAGAAGAGGTCAGACTGTCAGTGCTGGAATCACTGAAAGG AGCTGGTTATATCTTAAAGGCTCCTACATGAAGTGCAACAGGAATATGGAGGTAGCATTCATGGTTTGCGCCATCAATCCATCTCTAGATCTGCACACAGACAGTACAGAGTTACTCCAGCTCCAGCAA AGGCTGTTATGGCTGCTATATGATCGAGGGGATCTGGAGAG GAGGTATCCTATGGCAATGGGCACTTTGGCCGACCTTGAAGATCAGGAACCAATGACTGGCAAGGAAAGCCCTCTCTCCATTCACTTAAAG gcTGTTGACTCtgctaaaaaatattacaacaacgAGCACATATACCCTTTCATGTATCTAGCAGGGTATCATTATAGGCACAGAAATGTCCGAGAGGCTTTGGGTGCCTGGGCAGAGGCTGCTTCAGTAACGCAAGA TTACAACTACTGCAGGGAGGATGAGGAGATATATAAGGAGTTTTTTGACATCGCTAATGATGTCATTCCCACCCTCCTTAAAGAGACGGCAGCAGCTGCTGAAAGTGGTGGCGAAGGGGCTGATGAAATGGAAAAGGAG GACCAGCCCAGACAGGTAGCTGCTTTATCTGCCCTTCAGGACCCAGAGTGCTTTGCTCACTTACTTCGGTTCTATGATGGTATTTGTAAATGGGAAGAAGGAAGTCCAACGCCAGTGCTTCATGTAGGCTGGGCCACCTACCTGGTTCAGTCCATTAGTCGCTTTGATGCACAG ATCAGACAAAAAGTGTCAATCATCACCAAAGATGCAGAACCAGTGGATGACGATGACCAATCCAGTGAAGACCAGCGTGAGGGGCGTAGACGGGTCCCGAGGCGGGAATCCAAGTTAGATGAACAAGCAGGACCTTCATCTCCAAGTGCATCGTTGCCCCCTCAAAATCCAGTGCCTAAAAAGGTGGGAGGGGAAGGAGGACGCAGACGTTCTTCTGCTAGCACTCGAGGTAAAGAGGCCGATGGCCAAAATGAGCCCTCATCCCCAAGTCCCACACCTTCTCCTACCCAGCCACCCGTAGTGCAGGGAGGGCCAGTGGTGGTTTTCACCAGTGAGAAGATGAAGGGTATGAAGGAGCTCCTCTCTGCAGCCAAGATCAACTCTAGTGCCATTAAACTGCAGCTTACAGCCCAGTCTCAAGTGCAGATGAAGAGACAGAAACCCACACCCTCTGGAGATTACACCTTGTCCTTCATGAAACGCCCACGCAAAACTCTTTAA